One part of the Dehalococcoidia bacterium genome encodes these proteins:
- a CDS encoding D-glycerate dehydrogenase, giving the protein MSADQQGDPAARPAVYVATPIHDHVLAAVEAACNVQRWTGKGRVPREELARVLPGVVGLLTSNQVKLDHELILANPQLRVVSNFGVGYDNVDIPFATAHGLLVCNTPGVLSDAVADETYLLMLSLARRLIEGQAHVREGRWAGGQPMTIGTDMKHKTLGILGFGRIGHAVARRASGFGLRVVYYDPIRDPKAEDEGLASYAERDEVLREADFLSVHVFLDETTRRHIGRREFELMKPSAFFINTSRGPVVNQADLAAALHEGQIAGAALDVFEVEPLPADDPLLTAPNLLVAPHMASGTIETRQAMAELAGRNLVAAVSGRVPETMVNPEVLAAQEMRE; this is encoded by the coding sequence ATGAGTGCAGATCAGCAAGGCGACCCGGCGGCGCGCCCCGCGGTCTACGTCGCCACGCCGATTCACGATCACGTTCTCGCGGCGGTCGAGGCGGCCTGCAATGTGCAGCGCTGGACGGGCAAAGGGCGTGTGCCGCGCGAGGAGCTGGCGCGGGTGCTGCCCGGCGTCGTCGGTCTGCTCACGTCGAACCAGGTGAAGCTCGACCACGAGCTGATCCTCGCCAACCCGCAGCTCAGGGTCGTGAGCAACTTCGGCGTTGGCTACGACAACGTGGACATTCCCTTCGCGACGGCGCACGGGTTGCTGGTCTGCAATACGCCCGGAGTGCTCAGCGACGCGGTGGCCGACGAGACCTATCTGCTGATGCTCTCCCTGGCGCGGCGCCTGATCGAGGGCCAGGCGCACGTGCGCGAGGGCCGCTGGGCCGGCGGCCAGCCGATGACGATCGGCACCGATATGAAGCACAAGACGCTCGGCATCCTCGGCTTTGGGCGCATCGGCCACGCCGTGGCGCGGCGTGCCAGCGGCTTCGGCCTGCGCGTGGTCTACTACGACCCGATCCGTGACCCGAAGGCCGAGGACGAAGGGCTCGCCAGCTACGCCGAGCGCGACGAGGTGCTGCGCGAGGCGGACTTCCTTTCGGTCCACGTCTTCCTGGACGAGACAACCCGCCGCCACATCGGCCGCCGCGAGTTCGAGCTGATGAAGCCGAGCGCCTTCTTCATCAACACCTCGCGCGGGCCGGTGGTGAACCAGGCGGACCTCGCCGCCGCCCTGCACGAGGGGCAGATCGCCGGCGCGGCATTGGACGTCTTCGAGGTCGAGCCGCTGCCCGCGGACGATCCGCTGCTGACCGCGCCCAACCTGCTGGTGGCGCCGCACATGGCGAGCGGCACGATCGAGACACGGCAGGCGATGGCCGAGCTGGCCGGCCGCAACCTCGTCGCCGCCGTCAGCGGCCGTGTGCCCGAGACGATGGTGAATCCCGAAGTGCTGGCGGCGCAGGAGATGCGCGAGTAG
- a CDS encoding DinB family protein, protein MNRDELIERLRDSGVAGLAAMHAVPAAALSRAGYENGWTVRQIMAHVASMEFTYRRLPDVARGSRDAQATAGGGTFDMDGYNARQVERRAERSPAELAEEFLRGRAALIVLVAGLDDWVLAVPMRSAGGVSGTLAEVMAGTAAAHVRTHCGDFVRAGGAEAGTGERVAAGVLLSAEEAAVHVEPVPAERWRARAGADAWSAAGISGHLIELLPYWATKLEQVSQDASLPFSRALDAPERLGGVVNGEALAPAQGAAELRRASAAAAAILRRMPAAAWRQTIAHPRLGAVSLEAAAEELLVSHAREHVAQIAAALASAAG, encoded by the coding sequence ATGAACCGCGACGAACTGATCGAGCGGCTGCGCGATTCCGGTGTGGCAGGCCTCGCGGCCATGCACGCAGTTCCGGCAGCAGCGCTTTCGCGGGCCGGCTACGAGAACGGCTGGACGGTGCGGCAGATCATGGCGCACGTCGCCTCGATGGAGTTCACCTACCGCCGGCTGCCCGATGTGGCCCGCGGATCGCGCGATGCGCAGGCGACGGCCGGCGGCGGAACCTTCGACATGGACGGCTACAACGCTCGCCAGGTCGAAAGACGCGCGGAACGGTCGCCGGCCGAGCTCGCGGAAGAGTTTCTGCGCGGCCGCGCCGCACTGATCGTGCTCGTCGCCGGCCTGGACGACTGGGTGCTCGCCGTACCGATGCGCTCGGCCGGCGGCGTCAGCGGCACGCTGGCGGAGGTGATGGCCGGCACCGCCGCCGCCCATGTGCGCACCCACTGCGGCGACTTCGTCCGCGCCGGCGGCGCCGAAGCGGGTACGGGCGAGCGGGTCGCGGCCGGGGTCTTGCTGAGCGCGGAGGAAGCCGCGGTGCACGTTGAACCAGTGCCGGCAGAGCGCTGGCGCGCCCGCGCAGGCGCCGATGCCTGGTCGGCGGCGGGCATCAGCGGCCACCTGATCGAACTGCTGCCCTACTGGGCGACGAAGCTGGAGCAGGTGAGTCAGGACGCGTCCTTGCCCTTCAGTCGCGCCCTCGACGCGCCGGAGCGGCTGGGCGGCGTGGTGAACGGCGAGGCGCTGGCGCCCGCACAGGGTGCTGCCGAACTGCGCCGCGCGTCCGCCGCGGCCGCGGCCATCCTGCGGAGAATGCCGGCCGCCGCCTGGCGGCAGACAATTGCGCACCCGCGACTCGGCGCCGTTTCACTCGAAGCGGCGGCCGAAGAGCTGCTCGTCAGCCACGCGCGCGAGCATGTCGCGCAGATCGCGGCCGCACTGGCGAGCGCGGCGGGCTGA